Proteins from one Nakamurella multipartita DSM 44233 genomic window:
- a CDS encoding alpha,alpha-trehalose-phosphate synthase (UDP-forming), translated as MVIVANRLPVHCADPGSGPVRWHPSPGGLASALRSVVQDPRMVWVGWTGRAGPVRSPLPVDGVTLAAVPLDSVDVQDYYNGFSNGTLWPLYHDIAARPDYDDRWWSRYAAVNERFASATSECAAPHATVWIHDYHLQLVPALLRARRPDLTIGFFSHIPFPPRDLFAQLPWREEILQGILGADLVGFQRHCDVEKFIRSCWDFSCRTISVLPTVSGQTRTLRFIDADAGSGESVSTEVRVGAFPISIDFALFGRRSQQRETRTRAQRTRDLLGSPTTVLLGVDRLDYTKGILHRLKAFEELLACGDLDPDRTVLVQVAVPSRDRIPDYRTHAEQVAAMVGRINGTHATAGHPVVHYTQRQHSPAELTALYLAADVLLVTSLRDGMNLVAKEYVASRHDEQGALVLSEFAGAADELTAAYLVNPHDLQDLRRTIHQAATSSVAERRRRMRILRQQVRSHTAHDWATEFLDTLRSVRGSTCSSSGRGQPPSNAVPSSGSLPTGSCPAASVTI; from the coding sequence TTGGTCATCGTGGCGAACCGGCTGCCGGTGCACTGCGCAGATCCCGGGTCCGGACCGGTTCGCTGGCATCCCAGCCCGGGAGGTCTGGCCAGCGCGCTGCGATCGGTCGTGCAGGATCCCCGCATGGTCTGGGTCGGGTGGACAGGGCGGGCCGGACCCGTTCGATCCCCGCTGCCCGTCGATGGCGTGACGCTGGCCGCGGTGCCGTTGGACAGCGTGGACGTGCAGGACTACTATAACGGGTTCAGCAATGGCACCCTCTGGCCCCTCTACCACGACATCGCCGCCCGACCCGACTACGATGACCGCTGGTGGAGCCGCTATGCCGCCGTGAATGAGCGGTTCGCCTCGGCTACCTCCGAGTGCGCCGCCCCGCACGCCACCGTCTGGATCCACGACTATCACCTGCAACTCGTGCCCGCTCTGCTCCGGGCACGGCGCCCGGACCTGACGATCGGCTTCTTCAGCCACATTCCCTTCCCACCGCGTGACCTGTTCGCCCAACTGCCGTGGCGGGAAGAGATTCTTCAGGGCATCCTGGGCGCCGATCTGGTCGGCTTCCAACGGCACTGTGACGTGGAGAAATTCATACGGAGCTGTTGGGACTTCTCCTGCCGGACTATTAGCGTGCTGCCCACGGTCAGCGGCCAGACCCGGACGCTGCGCTTCATCGATGCCGACGCCGGATCGGGTGAGAGCGTCTCGACCGAGGTACGAGTCGGTGCCTTCCCCATCTCCATCGACTTTGCGCTGTTCGGCCGGCGCAGCCAGCAGCGTGAGACACGGACCCGAGCCCAGCGGACTCGGGACTTGTTGGGGTCTCCGACGACCGTCCTGCTGGGCGTGGACCGCCTGGACTACACGAAGGGAATCCTGCACCGGTTAAAGGCATTCGAGGAGCTACTGGCCTGCGGCGACCTCGATCCGGACCGCACGGTGCTGGTGCAGGTCGCCGTTCCGAGCCGCGACCGTATCCCCGACTACCGAACGCACGCCGAGCAGGTCGCCGCCATGGTGGGCCGCATCAACGGCACCCACGCGACGGCCGGACACCCGGTCGTCCACTACACCCAGCGGCAGCATTCCCCCGCCGAGCTGACCGCCCTGTACCTGGCCGCCGACGTCCTCCTGGTCACCTCACTGCGAGACGGAATGAACCTGGTGGCCAAGGAATATGTCGCCAGTCGCCACGACGAGCAAGGGGCCCTGGTGCTCTCCGAATTCGCCGGTGCTGCCGACGAACTCACCGCCGCCTACCTGGTCAATCCGCACGACCTGCAGGATCTGCGCCGGACCATCCATCAGGCCGCGACCAGTTCGGTCGCGGAACGGCGTCGCCGCATGCGGATCCTGCGGCAGCAGGTCCGCAGCCACACCGCCCACGACTGGGCGACTGAATTCTTGGACACACTGCGCAGTGTCCGTGGCTCGACCTGCAGCTCCAGCGGGCGCGGCCAACCCCCATCGAACGCCGTTCCCTCGAGCGGCTCTTTGCCGACGGGCAGCTGCCCCGCCGCATCGGTCACAATCTGA
- a CDS encoding MarR family winged helix-turn-helix transcriptional regulator, translating to MAVRRSTDPTFDADVDAVLAGSRTLVGVAARSLADLEDVVSVTQLRALMILATRGPMHLTALAEDMGVHPSNATRACDRLVASGLLDRRDNPDDRRHLLLDLTPEGRELIDRIIGRRRAAIEQILLRMPTTHRRALGRALAHFAAAGGEPSPSELWALGWTS from the coding sequence ATGGCAGTCCGGCGTTCCACCGACCCCACCTTCGATGCGGACGTCGATGCCGTGCTCGCCGGATCCAGAACCCTGGTGGGAGTGGCCGCCCGGTCACTGGCCGACCTCGAGGACGTCGTCTCAGTGACGCAGCTGCGCGCGTTGATGATCCTGGCCACTCGCGGTCCGATGCATCTGACCGCACTGGCCGAGGACATGGGGGTGCATCCGTCCAATGCGACCCGCGCCTGCGACCGGCTCGTCGCCTCCGGACTGCTGGACCGCCGGGACAACCCGGACGACCGCCGGCACCTGCTGCTGGACCTGACGCCGGAGGGGCGGGAGTTGATCGATCGCATCATCGGCCGTCGGCGCGCCGCGATCGAGCAGATCCTGCTCCGGATGCCGACGACTCATCGGCGGGCGCTGGGCAGGGCGTTGGCCCACTTCGCGGCCGCCGGCGGTGAACCGAGTCCGAGTGAGCTGTGGGCGCTCGGCTGGACCAGCTGA
- a CDS encoding tyrosine-type recombinase/integrase, whose amino-acid sequence MAQSVMARPDGGPRTWTVIDQGYRTVGPVEEWLEAHRHLWSPNTVRGYATALSQWWTFLEQRAESGRWNEIGVPTVSAFVSWMRNGRRVERSLVPEDGPSPETMQARLAAVISFYTWHEAVSGVPVAGRLMRGAPRRAVARGLLSHLDARSGPAPTSLVRVRRSRRHRPPLLMPQQIQAILDGCATYDPDTGEWVGNLRDRLLFAVLAESGMRIGEALGLRISDFVMGRGGTPFIEIVPRADNTNGARVKMMRPRRVYVGADLERLFADYLTLLACTAADMGIAVAADSPLLVNLQRPPLLAALHEGTVRDKTAALRKKGIGPPGWTPHWFRHSHATALLLAGTAEWVVSRRLGHAHVQTTLDLYGWVREDEALRAAANWTSYASNWRVTDAP is encoded by the coding sequence ATGGCGCAGAGCGTGATGGCCCGACCCGACGGCGGGCCTCGCACGTGGACGGTGATCGATCAGGGATACCGGACGGTCGGACCGGTCGAGGAGTGGCTGGAGGCCCACCGGCATCTTTGGTCGCCGAACACGGTCCGCGGGTACGCGACCGCGCTGAGCCAGTGGTGGACGTTCCTTGAACAGCGGGCCGAGTCCGGGCGGTGGAACGAGATCGGCGTGCCGACGGTGTCGGCGTTCGTGTCCTGGATGCGCAACGGGCGCCGGGTCGAGCGTTCCCTGGTGCCGGAGGACGGGCCGTCGCCGGAGACGATGCAGGCGCGGCTGGCCGCGGTCATCTCCTTCTACACGTGGCACGAAGCCGTGTCCGGCGTTCCGGTGGCCGGCCGGTTGATGCGTGGAGCGCCGCGGCGGGCAGTGGCCCGGGGGCTGCTGTCCCATCTGGATGCCCGCTCGGGGCCCGCTCCGACGTCGCTGGTCCGGGTGCGCCGCAGCCGGCGGCATCGTCCGCCGTTGCTGATGCCCCAGCAGATCCAGGCGATCCTGGATGGCTGCGCCACCTACGATCCAGACACCGGTGAATGGGTCGGAAACCTGCGTGACCGGCTGCTTTTCGCCGTTCTTGCGGAGAGCGGCATGCGGATCGGCGAGGCGTTGGGTTTGCGGATCAGCGACTTCGTGATGGGTCGCGGCGGCACCCCGTTCATCGAGATCGTGCCTCGCGCGGACAACACCAATGGGGCGCGGGTGAAGATGATGCGTCCCCGCCGGGTCTACGTCGGCGCCGATCTCGAGCGGCTGTTCGCCGACTACCTGACCCTCCTGGCCTGCACAGCAGCCGATATGGGCATCGCGGTGGCGGCGGACTCGCCGCTGCTGGTCAACCTGCAACGGCCGCCGCTGCTGGCTGCGCTGCACGAGGGCACCGTCCGCGACAAGACGGCCGCGCTGCGGAAGAAGGGGATCGGCCCGCCCGGGTGGACCCCGCACTGGTTCAGGCATAGCCACGCGACCGCGTTGCTGCTGGCCGGCACGGCGGAGTGGGTGGTGTCCCGTCGGCTGGGGCACGCCCACGTCCAGACCACGCTGGACCTCTACGGCTGGGTCCGCGAGGACGAGGCGCTGCGGGCGGCGGCGAACTGGACGTCGTACGCGTCCAATTGGCGGGTGACCGATGCGCCGTGA
- a CDS encoding tyrosine-type recombinase/integrase, with translation MRREPGGGLRPAEDLDPVHRLWLELPEQWRGPVIGPGIANWDRITENGDRRIDLTGLPDPFPAELAWMAHWQSVDGTRSTVLAMNQLANILRRAIREGHPFPTSMLALDWETASALQGWFYAHRWGRLPPKDSRSRLRVLFRFARQALIARCHDGPWWTLDEWHPRCDPRIPLSTREPQANYGCSPGQITQPWLREAVKWYLGTQLESGALRWTTVSQDRMNCLRRFDVWLTSCLDDPIEVLGDPAAAAGQADRYRRWAMEPGHRKTGTFDRRTPPKPAHPRLINDDIRAVADLFTFMVANRDRAHIVTGYAVWDRVTDTHVAGWFRQVSRIPRTPTLNDRHYVDDHALAQIPGALPLLGLPRDQQMTITRGDGTQVLAAGFDDPQAMRMILLQILTGRRSSEIRTCEFDCLSPAPDISVQSGQDQEVVRFRYAQSKIDTAPDTILVDREVSAVIEEQQRWVREHLPEFEPRHLFVQRTGNRNGDKPYPPGTYNWMLRELSNVARITDGQGRQLQLSNTHRFRHTKLTRLAELGLPIHVLQRYAGHATPTMSMHYVAQREEHAEQAFLATVKLRADGSRVQFSREDHDGLHLLDRADRFLPNGWCLLPPLQSCDKGNACLSCSVFVTDATHEPTLRRQQAETEALITRTTNAFREKHGRAMPEDNVWLAQRRAEQAALTRLLDTMADHPERAVQGGGCGAPPTGPVPLALTGPRRRTRP, from the coding sequence ATGCGCCGTGAACCGGGCGGGGGCCTTCGGCCCGCCGAGGACCTGGATCCCGTTCATCGGCTCTGGCTGGAGCTGCCCGAGCAGTGGCGGGGTCCGGTGATCGGACCCGGCATCGCGAACTGGGACCGGATCACCGAAAACGGCGACAGGCGAATCGATCTGACTGGGCTGCCTGACCCGTTCCCGGCCGAACTCGCGTGGATGGCGCACTGGCAGTCCGTCGACGGGACCCGATCGACGGTGCTGGCGATGAACCAGCTGGCCAACATCCTGCGCCGCGCCATCCGCGAGGGGCACCCGTTCCCCACCTCGATGCTGGCCTTGGACTGGGAGACGGCCTCGGCGTTGCAGGGGTGGTTCTACGCGCACCGCTGGGGGCGGCTCCCACCCAAGGACAGCCGTAGCCGGCTGCGGGTGCTGTTCCGGTTCGCCCGGCAGGCGTTGATCGCCCGCTGCCACGATGGCCCGTGGTGGACGCTCGACGAGTGGCATCCACGTTGTGATCCGCGGATACCGCTGTCGACCCGGGAACCACAGGCCAACTACGGGTGCTCGCCCGGGCAGATCACCCAGCCCTGGCTCCGGGAAGCCGTCAAGTGGTACCTGGGGACCCAACTGGAGTCCGGGGCGCTGCGCTGGACGACCGTGAGCCAGGACCGGATGAATTGCCTGCGCCGGTTCGACGTCTGGCTGACCAGTTGCCTGGACGATCCCATCGAGGTGCTCGGCGATCCAGCGGCGGCCGCCGGGCAGGCGGACAGATATCGACGTTGGGCCATGGAACCGGGCCACCGGAAGACCGGCACGTTCGACCGTCGGACGCCCCCGAAGCCGGCCCACCCGCGCCTGATCAACGACGACATCCGGGCAGTGGCAGATCTGTTCACCTTCATGGTGGCCAACCGAGACCGGGCCCACATCGTCACCGGATACGCCGTCTGGGATCGGGTCACCGACACCCACGTGGCCGGATGGTTCCGCCAGGTCTCCCGCATCCCGCGGACACCCACCCTGAACGACCGGCACTACGTCGACGACCACGCGCTCGCCCAGATTCCGGGTGCGCTGCCGTTGCTGGGCTTGCCCCGGGACCAACAGATGACGATCACCCGGGGCGACGGCACCCAGGTTCTCGCCGCCGGCTTCGACGATCCGCAGGCGATGCGGATGATCCTGCTGCAGATCCTGACCGGGCGTCGGTCCAGCGAGATCCGCACGTGCGAGTTCGATTGCCTGTCACCGGCTCCCGATATCTCGGTGCAGTCCGGGCAGGACCAGGAAGTCGTCCGGTTCCGCTACGCCCAAAGCAAGATCGACACCGCGCCGGACACCATCCTGGTCGACCGCGAGGTCTCCGCGGTCATCGAGGAGCAGCAGCGTTGGGTCCGCGAACACCTGCCGGAGTTCGAACCGCGGCATCTGTTCGTGCAGCGGACCGGGAACCGCAACGGCGACAAGCCCTACCCGCCGGGAACCTACAACTGGATGCTCCGGGAGCTCAGCAACGTCGCGCGGATCACCGACGGCCAGGGCCGGCAACTGCAACTGAGCAACACGCACCGGTTCCGACACACCAAGCTCACTCGGCTCGCCGAACTCGGCCTGCCCATCCACGTCCTGCAGCGGTACGCCGGGCACGCCACACCGACCATGTCGATGCACTACGTGGCGCAGCGCGAGGAACACGCCGAGCAGGCGTTCCTGGCCACCGTCAAGCTGCGGGCCGACGGCAGCCGGGTCCAGTTCTCCCGTGAGGACCACGACGGCCTGCACCTGCTCGACCGGGCCGACCGGTTCCTGCCCAACGGCTGGTGCCTGCTGCCCCCGCTCCAATCCTGCGACAAGGGCAACGCATGTTTGAGCTGCTCGGTCTTCGTCACCGACGCGACCCACGAGCCGACACTACGACGCCAACAGGCCGAGACCGAAGCGTTGATCACACGCACAACCAACGCGTTTCGGGAGAAGCACGGTCGCGCCATGCCCGAGGACAATGTTTGGCTCGCGCAGCGTCGAGCCGAGCAAGCGGCGCTCACCCGGCTGTTGGACACGATGGCCGACCACCCCGAACGGGCGGTGCAAGGAGGCGGATGCGGCGCACCTCCGACAGGCCCGGTGCCCCTGGCACTCACCGGACCCAGGCGCAGGACCCGGCCATGA
- a CDS encoding DUF6262 family protein — translation MTDANAKRAATLTAAAKAKSAAKTQAAEQGIRALVKRGESVTFQAVQREAGVSHAFLYGSPDLRARIEHLRSRGRPGPTPANPPDSESTLVLSLTAQITQLKKRHRQEIQTLKDALAQAHGENLELRRELARKGSCARHHTAHVASIAETS, via the coding sequence ATGACCGACGCGAACGCGAAACGCGCCGCGACGCTGACCGCCGCAGCCAAAGCGAAATCAGCCGCGAAGACCCAGGCCGCCGAGCAAGGCATCCGCGCGCTGGTCAAACGGGGCGAGTCCGTCACCTTCCAGGCCGTTCAACGGGAAGCCGGCGTCTCGCACGCCTTCCTCTACGGCAGCCCGGACCTCCGCGCGCGGATCGAGCACCTACGTTCCCGCGGCCGCCCGGGACCGACGCCAGCCAACCCACCGGACTCGGAAAGCACGCTCGTCCTGAGCCTGACCGCCCAGATCACCCAGCTCAAGAAGCGGCACCGGCAAGAGATCCAGACCCTCAAAGACGCGCTCGCGCAAGCCCACGGGGAGAACCTTGAACTTCGCCGCGAACTCGCCCGCAAGGGCAGCTGCGCCCGGCACCACACCGCTCACGTTGCATCGATCGCAGAAACGTCATGA
- the istA gene encoding IS21 family transposase, with amino-acid sequence MISVEDWALIRRLVADGVPQRQVARDLGIGRATVARALASDRQPKYERPVVPTSFTPFEPAVRQLLATTPDMPATVIAERVGWTGSITWFRDNVRQLRPEHRPADPSDRLIWLPGDAAQCDLWFPPKKIRLEDGSKTLLPVMVITAAHSRFMVAKMIPTRHTADLLLAMWLLLQLLGRVPRRLIWDNESGIGRGKRHAEGVGAFTGALATTLIRLKPYDPESKGVVERRNGYFETSFMPGRDFTSPADFDAQFTDWLTIANARVVRTIKARPIDRLDADRAAMLPLPPVPPAVGWINRVRLGRDYYVRVDSNDYSVDPAVIGRFVDVTADLARVQVRHEGRLVAAHERVWARGQVVTDPAHVAAAKALREQLQLPRPAPGHHDELARDLADYDRAFGLITGGLTDGEEVA; translated from the coding sequence GTGATCTCTGTGGAGGATTGGGCTCTGATCCGGCGGCTGGTGGCGGACGGTGTTCCGCAGCGCCAGGTCGCACGGGACCTGGGCATCGGGCGGGCGACGGTGGCGCGGGCGTTGGCTTCGGACCGGCAACCGAAGTACGAGCGGCCAGTGGTGCCGACCTCGTTCACACCGTTCGAACCGGCGGTGCGTCAACTGCTGGCCACGACGCCGGACATGCCGGCCACCGTCATTGCCGAGCGGGTCGGTTGGACCGGGTCGATCACCTGGTTCCGCGACAACGTGCGGCAGCTGCGGCCTGAACACCGGCCGGCCGATCCTTCGGACCGGTTGATCTGGCTGCCCGGCGATGCGGCCCAGTGCGACCTGTGGTTCCCGCCGAAGAAGATTCGGCTCGAGGACGGCAGCAAGACGCTGCTCCCGGTCATGGTGATCACCGCAGCCCACTCGCGGTTCATGGTCGCCAAGATGATCCCCACCCGCCACACCGCCGACCTCCTGCTGGCGATGTGGCTGTTGCTGCAACTCCTGGGCAGGGTCCCGCGCAGGCTGATCTGGGACAACGAGTCCGGCATCGGCCGCGGCAAGCGCCACGCTGAAGGTGTGGGCGCGTTCACCGGCGCCCTGGCCACCACCCTGATCCGGCTCAAGCCCTACGACCCCGAATCGAAAGGCGTCGTGGAACGCAGGAACGGTTACTTCGAGACCTCCTTCATGCCCGGCCGCGACTTCACGTCGCCGGCCGACTTCGACGCCCAGTTCACCGACTGGCTCACGATCGCCAACGCCCGAGTGGTGCGCACCATCAAGGCCCGACCCATCGACCGGCTCGATGCAGACCGGGCGGCGATGCTGCCCCTGCCACCAGTGCCGCCAGCGGTGGGTTGGATCAACCGAGTCCGGCTGGGACGCGACTACTACGTCCGCGTCGACAGCAACGACTACTCCGTCGACCCGGCAGTGATCGGCCGGTTCGTCGACGTCACCGCCGACCTGGCACGAGTCCAGGTCCGCCACGAAGGACGCCTCGTCGCAGCCCATGAACGAGTGTGGGCCCGCGGACAGGTCGTCACCGACCCCGCCCACGTCGCGGCCGCGAAGGCGCTGCGCGAGCAGCTCCAACTGCCCCGACCAGCACCCGGCCACCACGACGAACTTGCCCGGGACCTGGCCGACTACGACCGCGCCTTCGGGCTCATCACCGGCGGCCTGACCGACGGCGAGGAGGTGGCGTAA
- a CDS encoding tellurite resistance/C4-dicarboxylate transporter family protein, producing MPHRVQIAARDLPPGSFAPVMASGIIAIALDLTGHDTVSLIPAGVTGAGYLLLILMTGYRVIVFPAAFATDFRSRSRSVGHFTFVAGTNVVGVLALLRGWPAAAIPLFTVGLLAWLVLGYVVPWSVLLGRRDSAVLPAVDGTWLLWAVSSHSVAIAAADLEVAYVGVRQYLAALAILAWALGVAQYGVVVVVLLLRFAARQMCPADLDPSYWVSMGALAITAVAGAQITEMDSAPMVNATRAVIAGLSVIAWCVATWLIPVLVAVGWWRHIRHRIPLRYEPGLWSLVFPLGMYAVAGIDLGRADHLPLVQTIGAAWSWVATAVWATVLVASTRIVPGGDVTANRRCRR from the coding sequence ATGCCGCACCGCGTCCAAATCGCCGCCCGTGACCTGCCACCCGGCTCGTTCGCTCCGGTGATGGCCAGCGGCATCATCGCGATCGCACTGGATCTGACCGGGCACGACACCGTTTCCCTGATCCCGGCCGGTGTGACCGGTGCGGGTTACCTGCTTCTGATCCTGATGACCGGGTACCGGGTGATCGTCTTCCCCGCGGCCTTCGCCACGGATTTCCGGTCCCGGTCCCGCAGCGTCGGCCACTTCACCTTCGTCGCGGGCACCAACGTGGTGGGAGTACTGGCCCTACTGCGAGGATGGCCGGCCGCCGCGATCCCCCTGTTCACGGTCGGCCTACTGGCCTGGTTGGTCCTGGGATATGTCGTGCCCTGGTCGGTGTTGCTAGGCCGGCGAGACAGCGCGGTCCTTCCCGCGGTGGACGGAACGTGGCTCCTGTGGGCGGTCTCCAGCCATTCTGTGGCGATAGCCGCCGCCGACCTCGAGGTCGCCTATGTCGGGGTTCGCCAGTATCTGGCCGCGCTGGCGATCCTGGCCTGGGCGCTGGGCGTGGCCCAGTACGGCGTGGTCGTGGTCGTGCTGCTTCTCAGGTTCGCTGCCCGGCAGATGTGCCCGGCCGATCTCGACCCGTCGTACTGGGTGTCGATGGGAGCGCTGGCGATCACTGCGGTCGCCGGCGCGCAGATCACCGAGATGGACAGCGCGCCCATGGTGAACGCCACCCGGGCGGTCATCGCCGGACTGTCCGTCATCGCGTGGTGCGTCGCCACCTGGCTGATCCCGGTACTCGTCGCGGTCGGCTGGTGGCGGCACATCCGGCACCGAATCCCGCTGCGGTACGAGCCGGGCTTGTGGAGCTTGGTCTTCCCGCTCGGCATGTACGCGGTCGCTGGGATCGACCTCGGTCGGGCGGACCATCTTCCCCTTGTCCAGACCATCGGCGCAGCATGGTCATGGGTGGCCACCGCGGTCTGGGCAACGGTCCTGGTCGCCTCGACCCGAATCGTGCCCGGCGGGGATGTCACCGCCAACCGGAGATGCCGCCGGTAA
- a CDS encoding tyrosine-type recombinase/integrase, with product MEFVPCLQRPAGEVPRLGEVLLDEYLRFVAARCRPNTLLAQMFDLKVFFTVVGRPPVEVTTADVLRFIERQRAARNGNVVRLADGESGLALTTIKRRLATVSGLFEYLAIRGLVARNPVPRSLSARPGRAPVRGAPLIRAPRRLPRILSPAEVNALISALRTARDRAMVWLMLLGGLRRCEVLGLRHRDVQPGERRVFVTGKGGHERVVPVGKVFFAELAGYYATERPDTDTDQVFVVLKGQRRGQPLSAAGVDEVLSGARRRAGLAHATCHELRHTCFTRLRESGMALEAIQAQAGHVSIETTKIYLHLAPDWLVDEYRKAMDILDDIAGAQG from the coding sequence ATGGAGTTCGTGCCCTGTTTGCAGCGCCCGGCCGGGGAGGTGCCGCGGCTCGGGGAGGTGCTGTTGGACGAGTACCTGCGGTTCGTCGCGGCGCGGTGTCGGCCGAATACGCTGCTGGCTCAGATGTTCGACCTGAAGGTGTTCTTCACGGTCGTGGGGCGGCCGCCGGTGGAGGTGACCACGGCCGACGTCCTTCGCTTCATCGAGCGGCAGCGGGCAGCCCGTAACGGCAACGTGGTCCGGCTCGCCGATGGCGAGTCGGGGTTGGCGTTGACGACGATCAAGCGGCGTCTCGCGACGGTCTCCGGCCTGTTCGAGTATCTGGCCATTCGCGGGTTGGTGGCACGGAACCCGGTGCCGCGCAGTCTGTCTGCTCGGCCGGGCCGGGCACCTGTGCGAGGTGCTCCGTTGATCCGGGCGCCGCGCCGGCTGCCGCGGATCCTGAGCCCGGCCGAGGTGAACGCGCTGATCAGCGCGCTGCGGACGGCCCGGGACCGGGCCATGGTGTGGCTGATGCTGCTCGGCGGCCTTCGCCGCTGCGAGGTCCTGGGCCTGCGGCATCGTGACGTCCAACCGGGCGAGCGGCGAGTGTTCGTCACCGGCAAGGGCGGCCACGAGCGGGTCGTGCCGGTCGGGAAGGTGTTCTTCGCCGAGCTGGCCGGCTATTACGCCACGGAGCGACCAGACACCGACACCGATCAGGTGTTCGTTGTGTTGAAGGGACAACGCCGAGGCCAGCCGCTGTCCGCGGCCGGGGTGGACGAGGTGCTCTCCGGCGCCCGCCGGCGGGCCGGGCTCGCCCACGCCACCTGCCATGAGTTGCGCCATACCTGCTTCACCCGGCTCCGCGAATCCGGGATGGCGTTGGAGGCGATCCAGGCCCAGGCTGGGCACGTCTCGATCGAGACCACCAAGATCTACCTGCATCTGGCCCCGGACTGGCTGGTCGACGAGTACCGAAAGGCGATGGACATCCTCGACGACATCGCGGGAGCTCAAGGATGA
- a CDS encoding tyrosine-type recombinase/integrase, translated as MAAARELPDPFGRLAIEILARTGMRKGELLGLTTDAVVQIGSAYWLRIPVGKLHNDRYVPLHPQLKTMIDNWLEQRPDWQNSHLLFTDRGRPIPPTRVDHAVQTAATAAGIGHVHPHQLRHTLATQAINRGMSLEAIAALLGHKTMSMTLVYARIADRTVADQYFTVTEKVQALYQQQQPAMLPAADEPAPMRKLRAEHSKRMLGNGFCTRPAELECHYETICESCTFFVTTIEFRPTLQAQRDDAARKGQSGRQKVYDGLLQRLADTAT; from the coding sequence ATGGCCGCGGCACGGGAGCTGCCCGACCCGTTCGGTCGGCTCGCCATCGAGATCTTGGCCCGCACCGGCATGCGCAAGGGTGAGCTACTCGGTCTGACCACCGACGCCGTTGTGCAGATCGGCTCCGCCTACTGGCTGCGGATCCCTGTCGGCAAACTCCACAACGACCGCTACGTTCCTCTCCACCCGCAACTGAAAACCATGATCGACAACTGGCTCGAACAGCGACCCGACTGGCAAAACAGCCACCTGCTGTTTACCGACCGGGGCCGGCCGATCCCACCCACCCGAGTCGACCACGCCGTTCAAACAGCCGCCACCGCAGCCGGTATCGGTCACGTGCACCCACACCAACTCCGGCACACGCTAGCCACCCAGGCAATCAACCGCGGCATGAGCCTCGAAGCGATCGCCGCGCTGCTGGGCCACAAGACGATGAGCATGACCCTGGTCTACGCGCGCATCGCCGACCGCACCGTCGCCGACCAGTACTTCACCGTCACCGAGAAGGTCCAAGCTCTCTACCAACAGCAGCAACCCGCAATGCTACCCGCCGCGGACGAACCAGCCCCGATGCGCAAACTCCGCGCCGAACACAGCAAACGCATGCTCGGCAACGGCTTCTGCACCCGACCCGCCGAACTCGAATGCCACTACGAAACGATCTGCGAGTCCTGCACCTTCTTCGTCACCACCATCGAATTCCGACCCACCCTGCAGGCTCAACGTGACGACGCCGCCCGCAAGGGTCAAAGCGGCCGTCAGAAGGTCTACGACGGACTCCTTCAGCGACTCGCCGACACCGCTACTTGA
- a CDS encoding transposase has protein sequence MPAPRQYDQETRDRAVRMYRERRSAHPGESAIEARRQIGALIDVKSETLRGWIERAEIDAGQRPGTSSDEHTELVRLRREVAELRRANEILRTASAYVGDRCQVAVSASR, from the coding sequence ATGCCAGCACCACGCCAGTACGACCAGGAGACCCGTGACCGTGCGGTGAGGATGTACCGGGAACGCCGATCCGCGCATCCGGGTGAGTCGGCGATCGAGGCCCGCCGGCAGATTGGCGCGCTGATCGACGTGAAATCCGAGACCCTCCGGGGGTGGATCGAGCGGGCCGAGATCGACGCCGGGCAGCGTCCGGGCACCAGCAGCGACGAACACACCGAGTTGGTCCGGCTGCGCCGGGAGGTGGCCGAACTACGCCGTGCGAACGAGATTCTGCGCACCGCTTCGGCTTATGTGGGTGATCGGTGTCAAGTAGCGGTGTCGGCGAGTCGCTGA